Part of the Cydia fagiglandana chromosome 26, ilCydFagi1.1, whole genome shotgun sequence genome, acaaccctaaatagccgaaagggatagtgctatatattagaaaggaatagcatgattcgaccctgaatcgctctCAAACTTCGGgattgtaggaagtgtcctttctgtacggtagttcTATTGTTTCTTCTGTGCCGCTAGAGgcgatttattaaaaaaaaaaaaaacattttttttcggcAGATCCACACGGGCAAGCGCACGCACATGTGCAGTTACTGCGGAAAGGCGTTCCTGCAGTCCGGCTCACTGTACACGCACGTCAAGTACGTGCACCTCAAGGTCAAGCCGCCGCCGCGCAAGCGGAACAAGAAGGACGCCAAACCGTGCCTATAGGGaacgtgcatgaactatagggacagcataggagccgttaGAATTATGGACAGATCCACACGGGCAAGCGTACGCACATGTGCAGTTACTGCGGCAAGGCGTTCCTGCAGTCCGGCTCACTGTACACGCACGTCAAGTACGTGCACCTCAAGGTCAAGCCGCCGCCGCGCAAGCGGAACAAGAAGGACGCCAAACCGTGCCTATAGGGaacgtgcatgaactatagggacagcataggagccgttaGAATTATGGACAGATCCACACGGGCAAGCGTACGCACATGTGCAGTTACTGCGGCAAGGCGTTCCTGCAGTCCGGCTCACTGTACACGCACGTCAAGTACGTGCACCTCAAGGTCAAGCCGTCGCCGCGCAAGCGCAACAAGAAGGACGCCAAACCGTGCCTATAGGGAACGTGCaggcgtgcatgaactatagggggcagcataggagccgtcagatttttggcgcgaggcctaaatgtgtcgtttatgcttccgatgtagcccacaagatggcagaacctaaaACGCACAAGAAAACGTACGTGAACTGTAAAGggcagcacttgctttggcgtgAAGTGtcaccaagctaactctgcagcgattGATAAAAAGTACCACATCTCAACATGGACCCTCGTGCATTCTGCCAAGGTTCACATTGACGCGCCGCATACTATAGTGACGTTTACATGGATCATGAGaaattatgtataatatataagtgtactgttgtaatgtatacaaataaaatgaaatatagaTACAACCTGTTTTATTGTGGTGCCaattcgctggcccaatattacagggttctatgttacattttaaagatagttgaaattcgactaaggcccacttgcaccattcctggagttaccatggttaccagtacagtttgacactgggttgacggttaagccgcttaaccccgggttagtgggatggtgcaagtgggcctaaatatCACTATGActatgttcaaatttcagttcgataaaagtgatacatagaaccctgtaatattggggcaGCGAATTGGGCGTACCGTTTAACGGCGTGACAACATCAGGAACATAGACTACGCAATCGCATCAtgtttttctaatgctaaaaataaataaatattacagcacatttttacacaaattgactaagacccacgataagctcaagaaggcttgtgttgtgggtactcagacaacgatatatataatatataaatacttaaatgcatagaaaacaaccatgactcaggaacaaatatctgtatcatcatacaaataaatgcccttaccaggattcgaacccgggaccattcataggcagggtcactacgcactaggccagaccggtcgtcaaaaaaaaaagtatatacctatatatcttattaaatattttggtatataagttaaattatttttaatctgatTTTCAATTGCATACGAGGGGCGACTGAAAAGTTCGCGGcataagaaaataaaattagtaATGTCGGCAATATTATTAAACTGCTAAAGAGGCGGGGAAAAAAGTAGCAgctatttgtttcttttttactaGTTTAGGCCGCGAATATTTCAGCCTCCCCTCATACATACGACGCTGTACatacaatcagcagcagaagagtgtaaggggctattcataaattacgtcatttccaattaggggggggggtctggacatcggatgatggtagcatgacgtaggaggaaacagggtCATTCGaggcatgatttttggatgattttagggggggggggtcaaaaaacgatgacgtaatttatggacagcccctaagtgGTGTGTCCAAATTGATTCGGATCTGTATTTGACGTGTAAAACTGCCCTTGTGGCGCATTTGCTGAATGAATTGAagttatttattggtaataaattaaataacataaagaaataaaatacatttaatgaACAAAATAACCTGTacagatttattttaatagtaaaaataaaaacaatccgATTTCTATTAACTTAAATATGTAACTGCCATTCCattaatgtacagtcgccatcagttatatcggagcggccgaggtgctcacaaatatctgaacacgcctctattgtcaaggagtTAGCGTGCGTGTTcaaatattgtgaacaccttggccgctccgatatatctgatggcgactgtacgtaaaaaaatattaaaaagaaaCATAGTTTCTTGCCTTTGTTATGCCTTTAACAACATTAATTTATCATTTTatcaattaataataaaattaaaattacttattttaaccttttgaacgccacaggtggcaattgacgtcaacgcaaaatcgtgacaacgacgccaaagacggcatttgacgtcgatcgttttttgatgaaaatctattgaaaaacaccccacttttaggttgtcattatttattaacaaaactaaattttacccccgtggcgttagtggcacggcaaatggatgcgccgtttggcgttcaaaaggttaaaatgaCTTTAACTCTTTGTTACTCTAAACCTTCTAAGTCTAAGGGATCCTCTTCCATATCATATTTATTGTGTGTCTTCATATGAATGTTCACGTCTGCCATCCTTTTCGCCCTATAGCCACATATCCCACATTCGTACGGTTTCTCCCCGCAGTGTATCCTCATATGAATTAGCATGTCCGTTTTATGGCGAGTTTTGTGCCCGCACTCATCGCATTGGAAGGGTTTCTCTCCCGTGTGTTGCATGATATGAGTTTTGAGAACTGATATGTGCCGACACCTAAATTCACACAGCGCACATTGATAAGGCTTCTCGCCAGTGTGTCTCATCTCGTGACTTTTCAAATGAGTTTTGCGTGTACACCTGAACTCACAGAAACTACACTGAAAGGGTTTCTCTCCGGTGTGCACCAGCAGATGTCTATCCATATCTGTTCGTAAAGCAGCCTTGTAACCGCAAAAGTCGCATTCATAAGGTTTGTTTCCCGTGTGTATCATTAGGTGGTTTTTCAGGGACTTTTTCACTTTACACGCATAAGCACAATACGTACACTTGAACGGCTTTTCGTCTGAATGTACTTTCTGATGTTCTTTGATACCCACTTTCCTGCTGCATCTGTAGTCGCAAATGTTGCATTTAAATGGTTTTTCACCGGTGTGCCTCATTTCATGATACTGAAAGGTACTTTTTGCAGTAGTCACGTAATCGCAGTAGCTACATTTAAAGGGCTTTACGTCTTTATCATTCTTGTGTTTTCTCTCATGAATTTGTAAGTGTCGTTTCCGGTAACCCTTGTAGTTACAACGGCTACATTCGAATGGTTTTTCACCGGTGTGTTTCATTtcgtgtatttttaatttagttttctgCTTGCACGCGAAATCACAGTGACTACATTTAAagtgatttttatttaagtgAGTTAATTCGTGTTTTATTAAGTCTGTTTTCCTTTTACACTTGTAGTTACATTTGTTGCAGTTAAGAGGCTTAACGCCAGAGTGTATCATTTGGTGAAGTCGTAAGGATGTCTTGCGACAAGACTTATAGTCGCAGTGAGTACATGTATAGGGTTTCACTCCAGTGTGTGTCATAATATGTTTACGTAAATCACTCTTTGTATAACATTTGTACTCGCAATCGTTACACTCAAATCGTTTCTCACCGGTGTGTATAATTCTGTGACCCTGTAAGTCTCTTTTTCTTTTACCTTTGTAGTTACAAATATTGCAGCTATACAGTCTCTCATTCGTATGTGTGTCCTGGTGTTTTTGCATATTATATTTCCGTTTGCATTTAAAATCGCATTTATCGCATGAGTAAGGTTTCTCGCTACTGTGTGTCGTTTGATGTCTGCGGAAACTGCCTATATATGAAGTTTTGTAGCTACATTGTCGACAGTGAAACATACCATTCAAAGAGTGACTTTTTAAATGTGCctgcaaacttttcttattTTCTGTCGTAAACTCGCATTCAGAACACATGAAACTGACGACGCCATGTTTATCTTTCTCATGCTCTAACACaagtaatttattttcaaataaagAACCACAGAAATCACAGACAAATTTTCCATCAGAATTACGTATATGTCGCGAGTGAGTGTGCATATGTTTTGTCAAGACTGACTTACTTTTGAATCCCTTGCCACAGtcattgcattcatactttacAGTATTTGGTTTGGTATTTAACATTCTGTTTGGTCGCTTCAAAGTAGTTCGTGGTTTGTATAGGTTGGTATGTCGCAACTGGTAATTGCCGACACTCGAGGTATAGTCTGGTCCGAGCTTATACACGCGGCGCCCGACGCGGCAGGAGCGCCGCCTCTCGTTCACGATGACACGCTCCAGGCGGACCGAGCAAGCCCTGTTGCAGCaatcttgaaaaaaaaataatgtattaatcaattagaaaaaaagttttcttgacaaaaaaatcatttataatatttgcaaATTTTTATCACTGGACAGAGAAGTAAGTAAGGATGGGAAGACTACTATTCacacctacattttttaaattcgccgCCTTTTACCACTGACGAAGTGCGTTTGCCAGAATAAATAACCtgcatttaattataattttatactttcAATTGATATAAGAATTAAAAGTAACTTATTCTATAAAATGAGAATGAAactccgtttgtatgggaaggtgAAATTTGGCCGAGGTTGCCGGGGACTCTTAAATATACacactgtttgacaactgaccTTGAACAGCAGATACCATCATGGCCTGGAGCACGGATTCTGGCTCAATCTCTTCCTTCACCACATTCTCTGGATCCATTAAAGCCCGGAGCACATCTTCATACAGATCACAGGAGTCTGCAATCTCCTCTAACTCCTCTTTTATACACCGCTCCTCATTTGCACGTTTCTCCTTATTTTCTAAATCCCTTGGAGTCTTGTAGGGCGCTTCTTTTACACCATCCTCCTCTTTTATGTCCTTTATTAACTCCTTTACTGTTTCAGGCTCCTTATTTGAACACTTATCTTCTGCCTCTATATCCTTTAGACTCTCAACTTCCTTTACACTATCCTCCTTTTTAATGTTTACTACCTCCTTGACTCTGAGCTCCTCAATAGGACATTTTCCCCCATCTTTTACCTCCATTATATCTTCCTCCCTTGACCTATCATTGAGTACTTCTTTTACACTATCCTCCTTTTCTAAGAATTCTACTGCCTCCTTGACACTGAGCTCCTTATTTAGACATTTTTCTTTAACTATATTTTCCTCCCTTGACCCATCATTGAGTACTTCCTTTTCTAAGAATTCTACTGCCTCCTTGACTCTGGGCTCCTTATTTggaaaattttcatcttttaCCTCCACTATATCTTCCTTTCTTGACATATCAATATCATTGAGTACTTCTTTTACATTGAACTTCTCTGAAAACCCTTCATTAGGCTCCTTTTTCACATAGTCCTCTTCAATCTCCATTTttacatgtatttttttaagtgaCATTTTATTCTTTACACTGGCCATCTGCAATGGAAGTAGAATGTGACAAAAACATAGATGGTAGGATCccatagaagtggtatacatgtgagactgtgacaaggacaaacaatattataataGCTCTTttgctgctactcctactgaaagatacataagactatcctgtTTGTTCACTTCCCCCCACCTTTCATGCCAGATCCAGTTATATGTATACTAGATTCATGGACAAAAAGTACTAAGCATTCAGTCAGTGGGCCTGGGCGGGACACAATAGCGTATGCCACATGACTTGtaggctaaaaaaaaacaattaatccCATAAAACCCTGAGTAGCAGCAAACCATCGACCGTTGGCAAAATAGCATTGCTGTTTtgataatggctcctctacacgatgggccaatgctggccactccaagggacgcagccatatggtagaatgagatagcaatatcacttgctccctctaacgcataaatgcgtcccttggagtggccggcgttggcccatcgtgtagaggagccataagaactGGTTAGCTTCTATGAGATTATGACATTTAAATAACACTAGACTATAAATTTGaataagtgttatttaaacatatcaaaatcgctgccaacttagcttggccTAACGGGTCAACTATAAGTGAAACCTGCCaagagcgagtcggactcgcgcacgaagggttccgtaccattacataaaaacggcaaaaaaattaagtttgttGTTAAGGAACAGAAATACatgatctgtgaaaatttcaactgcctagctattctggttcatgagatacaccTTGGtggcagacagatggacagcggagtctt contains:
- the LOC134677361 gene encoding zinc finger protein 271-like; translation: MYTTSMGSYHLCFCHILLPLQMASVKNKMSLKKIHVKMEIEEDYVKKEPNEGFSEKFNVKEVLNDIDMSRKEDIVEVKDENFPNKEPRVKEAVEFLEKEVLNDGSREENIVKEKCLNKELSVKEAVEFLEKEDSVKEVLNDRSREEDIMEVKDGGKCPIEELRVKEVVNIKKEDSVKEVESLKDIEAEDKCSNKEPETVKELIKDIKEEDGVKEAPYKTPRDLENKEKRANEERCIKEELEEIADSCDLYEDVLRALMDPENVVKEEIEPESVLQAMMVSAVQDCCNRACSVRLERVIVNERRRSCRVGRRVYKLGPDYTSSVGNYQLRHTNLYKPRTTLKRPNRMLNTKPNTVKYECNDCGKGFKSKSVLTKHMHTHSRHIRNSDGKFVCDFCGSLFENKLLVLEHEKDKHGVVSFMCSECEFTTENKKSLQAHLKSHSLNGMFHCRQCSYKTSYIGSFRRHQTTHSSEKPYSCDKCDFKCKRKYNMQKHQDTHTNERLYSCNICNYKGKRKRDLQGHRIIHTGEKRFECNDCEYKCYTKSDLRKHIMTHTGVKPYTCTHCDYKSCRKTSLRLHQMIHSGVKPLNCNKCNYKCKRKTDLIKHELTHLNKNHFKCSHCDFACKQKTKLKIHEMKHTGEKPFECSRCNYKGYRKRHLQIHERKHKNDKDVKPFKCSYCDYVTTAKSTFQYHEMRHTGEKPFKCNICDYRCSRKVGIKEHQKVHSDEKPFKCTYCAYACKVKKSLKNHLMIHTGNKPYECDFCGYKAALRTDMDRHLLVHTGEKPFQCSFCEFRCTRKTHLKSHEMRHTGEKPYQCALCEFRCRHISVLKTHIMQHTGEKPFQCDECGHKTRHKTDMLIHMRIHCGEKPYECGICGYRAKRMADVNIHMKTHNKYDMEEDPLDLEGLE